A region from the Mya arenaria isolate MELC-2E11 chromosome 2, ASM2691426v1 genome encodes:
- the LOC128213453 gene encoding spore coat protein SP65-like: MGAAYSASTHNAVTTIGVATSASTHNDVTTIGASTSAIALNTVNTIGAATSACTHNAVTKMGAAYSASTHNAVTTIGAAILTSTHNDVTTIGASTSAIAPNAVTTIGAATSACTHNAVTKMGAAYSASTHNAVTTIGTATSASTHNAVTTIGAATSTIALNAVTTIGAATSACTHNAVTKIGAATSASTHNAVTTIGTATLDYTHSAVTVIGATTSRPTNNAVTTIGAATLACTNIAVTLIATATSASTHNSVTTIGTATSASTHNAVTTIGTATLDSPLNAVYTIGDATTASAKSAVATICAVS, from the coding sequence ATGGGTGCTGCTTACTCAGCCTCCACACACAACGCCGTCACAACGATCGGCGTTGCTACCTCAGCCTCCACACACAACGACGTCACCACGATCGGCGCATCTACTTCAGCCATCGCACTCAACACCGTCAACACGATCGGCGCTGCTACTTCAGCCTGCACACACAACGCCGTCACCAAGATGGGCGCTGCTTACTCAGCCTCCACACACAACGCCGTCACAACAATCGGCGCTGCTATCTTAACCTCCACACACAACGACGTCACCACGATCGGCGCATCTACTTCAGCCATTGCACCAAACGCCGTCACCACGATCGGCGCTGCTACTTCAGCCTGCACACACAACGCCGTCACCAAGATGGGCGCTGCTTACTCAGCCTCCACACACAACGCCGTAACCACGATCGGCACTGCTACCTCAGCCTCCACACACAACGCCGTCACCACGATCGGCGCTGCTACTTCAACCATCGCACTCAACGCCGTTACCACGATCGGCGCTGCTACATCAGCTTGCACACACAACGCCGTCACTAAGATCGGCGCTGCTACTTCAGCCTCCACACACAACGCCGTCACCACGATCGGCACTGCTACTCTAGACTACACACACAGCGCAGTCACCGTGATTGGCGCTACTACTTCGAGACCAACGAACAACGCCGTCACCACGATTGGCGCTGCTACTTTAGCCTGCACAAACATCGCCGTCACCCTGATCGCTACTGCTACTTCAGCCTCCACACACAACTCGGTCACCACGATCGGCACTGCTACTTCAGCCTCCACACACAATGCCGTCACCACGATTGGCACTGCTACTTTAGACTCACCACTCAACGCTGTCTACACGATCGGTGATGCTACTACAGCTTCCGCAAAAAGCGCCGTCGCCACAATCTGTGCTGTATCTTAA